One genomic window of Panicum hallii strain FIL2 chromosome 6, PHallii_v3.1, whole genome shotgun sequence includes the following:
- the LOC112896449 gene encoding RNA-binding protein 25 isoform X2, whose translation MSLLSVSAGMPRYPAPYPMVRPGFVPRPMPPPGVVPIQRPPIIPGMRGVPPLVAPAARPPPPAVTPADKPPTAVYVGKIAPTVDNDFLLSLLRLCGSVKSWKRAQDPSNGKPKGFGFCEFESAEGILRATRLLNKLSIDGQELVININDATKEYLKKYVEEKKRAQEKAKETGNGDRDGTTAVAENESSKHVPDESDKATGDAGDKDSEENTNKFGIVTDEDSEADKDVAEKISSMIEEWLKTRPPPPPPPVQPSADSSGADMTKPDSDDKNDADTNKRAVNETERSETGSPDKRKDRERDKDKRDKDFERHERERERERVRRDRERDREKDYKHREAEKLYRDRLKEWESREREKEYQRQNEKDKEKDRERDRRREIMRQEDESDEEDNRKRKRRGSSTLEERKRRRQREKEDDLADKIREEEEIAEARRLAVELQRQADEAAAAAAAAAEESATLMDVDGDDEKETNAQNKPGVVEVDNIASFANGVGAGGGLHKQNNSDETSMAPGQIPDTKQNSSVPAKKLGFGLVGLGKRTSVPSVFAEEDDENNVDKSIRPLVPIDYSNEELQAVQANSSAGPNVAAAAEFAKRISVSNSKEEKTEAEKDRNRRSSDRSSEARVNDERREKIHDRDKEKPKSENKKILDAKQLIDMIPRTKEELFAYDINWAIYDKHELHERMRPWISKKIIEFLGEEESTLVDYIVSCTKDHVQAEKMLELLQSILDVEAEMFVLKMWRMLIFEIKKVESGLSGRAKA comes from the exons ATGTCTCTTTTGTCTGTCTCTGCAGGAATGCCTCGTTATCCTGCTCCGTATCCTATGGTTCGTCCAGGCTTTGTTCCACGTCCAATGCCTCCACCTGGTGTCGTGCCAATTCAGCGGCCACCAATAATTCCTGGGATGCGTGGTGTTCCTCCTTTGGTAGCCCCAGCTGCCAGGCCACCTCCTCCAGCTGTTACACCAGCAGATAAACCACCAACTGCAGTTTATGTTGGCAAGATTGCTCCAACAGTAGACAATGATTTCCTTCTTTCACTTCTTCGG CTTTGTGGATCTGTCAAGAGTTGGAAGCGTGCCCAAGATCCAAGTAATGGAAAACCTAAAGGTTTTGGATTTTGTGAATTTGAATCTGCTGAAGGCATCCTTCGTGCAACACGGCTTCTCAACAAATTGAGCATTGATGGTCAGGAACTGGTG ATTAATATTAACGATGCCACCAAGGAGTACTTGAAAAAATATGTTGAGGAAAAGAAGAGGGCACAAGAGAAGGCGAAAGAAACAGGAAATGGAGACAGGGATGGAACTACAGCTGTTGCTGAAAACGAATCATCAAAGCATGTCCCTGATGAATCGGATAAAGCAACAGGAGATGCTGGAGATAAGGACAGTGAAGAGAACACTAATAAATTTGGGATTGTTACTGATGAAGATTCTGAGGCTGATAAGGATGTTGCAGAAAAAATCAGCAGTATGATTGAAGAGTGGTTAAAGACTAGACCACCGCCCCCACCACCACCAGTTCAACCATCAGCAGATAGCTCTGGTGCAGATATGACAAAACCTG ATTCTGATGATAAGAATGATGCTGATACCAATAAAAGGGCAGTTAATGAAACTGAAAGATCAGAAACTGGCTCTCCTGATAAGAGGAAGGATAGAGAGCGTGATAAGGACAAACGGGACAAAGATTTTGAAAGGCATGAACGTGAACGGGAGCGTGAAAGAGTCAGGAGGGACAGAGAAAGGGATAGAGAGAAGGACTATAAGCATAGAGAAGCAGAAAAACTATACAGGGATCGCCTTAAGGAGTGGGAATctagggagagagaaaaagaatatCAACGACAGAATGAAAAGGATAAGGAGAAAGATAGAGAGCGTGACCGCAGAAGGGAGATCATGAGGCAGGAAGATGAGAGTGATGAAGAGGATAATCGGAAAAGGAAGCGAAGGGGTAGTAGCACACTTGaagagaggaaaaggaggaGGCAGCGTGAAAAGGAGGATGATTTAGCAGATAAAATAAGAGAGGAAGAGGAAATTGCGGAAGCAAGGAGGCTGGCTGTAGAGTTGCAACGGCAGGCAGATGAagcagctgcagcagctgctgcagctgctgaAGAGTCTGCTACACTTATGGATGTTGATGGTGATGATGAAAAAGAAACAAATGCACAAAACAAGCCAGGTGTCGTGGAAGTTGATAACATTGCTAGCTTTGCTAATGGTGTTGGTGCTG GTGGTGGACTTCATAAACAAAATAACAGTGATGAAACAAGCATGGCACCCGGTCAAATCCCAGATACCAAGCAAAATAGCAGTGTCCCAGCAAAGAAACTGGGTTTTGGTCTGGTTGGCTTGGGTAAAAGGACATCTGTTCCATCAGTTTTTGCTGAAGAGGATGACGAGAATAATGTTGATAAAAGCATAAGACCTCTAGTACCTATCGATTACTCCAATGAGGAATTACAAGCTGTGCAGGCCAATTCTTCTGCTGGGCCAAATGTTGCAGCAGCTGCTGAGTTTGCCAAGCGCATCTCAGTCTCAAATTCGAAGGAAGAGAAGACTGAAGCCGAGAAGGATAGGAATAGGAGATCCAGTGATAGATCCAGTGAAGCTCGTGTTAATGATGAGCGGAGGGAAAAGATTCATGATCGAGATAAAGAGAAGCCTAAGTCAGAGAACAAGAAGATTTTGGATGCAAAACAATTAATTGACATGATCCCAAGGACGAAGGAAGAGCTTTTTGCCTATGATATAAACTGGGCAATATATGACAAG CATGAGTTGCATGAGAGAATGAGGCCTTGGATTTCAAAAaagatcattgaatttcttggCGAGGAGGAATCGACTTTGGTGGATTACATTGTATCCTGCACCAAAGATCATGTCCAGGCAGAAAAGATGCTGGAGCTCCTACAGTCGATTTTGGATGTCGAGGCAGAGATGTTTGTCCTCAAGATGTGGAGGATGCTTATATTTGAGATAAAAAAAGTTGAATCAGGATTATCAGGAAGAGCAAAGGCGTGA
- the LOC112896449 gene encoding RNA-binding protein 25 isoform X3: MPVPEALTGMPRYPAPYPMVRPGFVPRPMPPPGVVPIQRPPIIPGMRGVPPLVAPAARPPPPAVTPADKPPTAVYVGKIAPTVDNDFLLSLLRLCGSVKSWKRAQDPSNGKPKGFGFCEFESAEGILRATRLLNKLSIDGQELVININDATKEYLKKYVEEKKRAQEKAKETGNGDRDGTTAVAENESSKHVPDESDKATGDAGDKDSEENTNKFGIVTDEDSEADKDVAEKISSMIEEWLKTRPPPPPPPVQPSADSSGADMTKPDSDDKNDADTNKRAVNETERSETGSPDKRKDRERDKDKRDKDFERHERERERERVRRDRERDREKDYKHREAEKLYRDRLKEWESREREKEYQRQNEKDKEKDRERDRRREIMRQEDESDEEDNRKRKRRGSSTLEERKRRRQREKEDDLADKIREEEEIAEARRLAVELQRQADEAAAAAAAAAEESATLMDVDGDDEKETNAQNKPGVVEVDNIASFANGVGAGGGLHKQNNSDETSMAPGQIPDTKQNSSVPAKKLGFGLVGLGKRTSVPSVFAEEDDENNVDKSIRPLVPIDYSNEELQAVQANSSAGPNVAAAAEFAKRISVSNSKEEKTEAEKDRNRRSSDRSSEARVNDERREKIHDRDKEKPKSENKKILDAKQLIDMIPRTKEELFAYDINWAIYDKHELHERMRPWISKKIIEFLGEEESTLVDYIVSCTKDHVQAEKMLELLQSILDVEAEMFVLKMWRMLIFEIKKVESGLSGRAKA; encoded by the exons ATGCCTGTCCCTGAGGCGTTGACAG GAATGCCTCGTTATCCTGCTCCGTATCCTATGGTTCGTCCAGGCTTTGTTCCACGTCCAATGCCTCCACCTGGTGTCGTGCCAATTCAGCGGCCACCAATAATTCCTGGGATGCGTGGTGTTCCTCCTTTGGTAGCCCCAGCTGCCAGGCCACCTCCTCCAGCTGTTACACCAGCAGATAAACCACCAACTGCAGTTTATGTTGGCAAGATTGCTCCAACAGTAGACAATGATTTCCTTCTTTCACTTCTTCGG CTTTGTGGATCTGTCAAGAGTTGGAAGCGTGCCCAAGATCCAAGTAATGGAAAACCTAAAGGTTTTGGATTTTGTGAATTTGAATCTGCTGAAGGCATCCTTCGTGCAACACGGCTTCTCAACAAATTGAGCATTGATGGTCAGGAACTGGTG ATTAATATTAACGATGCCACCAAGGAGTACTTGAAAAAATATGTTGAGGAAAAGAAGAGGGCACAAGAGAAGGCGAAAGAAACAGGAAATGGAGACAGGGATGGAACTACAGCTGTTGCTGAAAACGAATCATCAAAGCATGTCCCTGATGAATCGGATAAAGCAACAGGAGATGCTGGAGATAAGGACAGTGAAGAGAACACTAATAAATTTGGGATTGTTACTGATGAAGATTCTGAGGCTGATAAGGATGTTGCAGAAAAAATCAGCAGTATGATTGAAGAGTGGTTAAAGACTAGACCACCGCCCCCACCACCACCAGTTCAACCATCAGCAGATAGCTCTGGTGCAGATATGACAAAACCTG ATTCTGATGATAAGAATGATGCTGATACCAATAAAAGGGCAGTTAATGAAACTGAAAGATCAGAAACTGGCTCTCCTGATAAGAGGAAGGATAGAGAGCGTGATAAGGACAAACGGGACAAAGATTTTGAAAGGCATGAACGTGAACGGGAGCGTGAAAGAGTCAGGAGGGACAGAGAAAGGGATAGAGAGAAGGACTATAAGCATAGAGAAGCAGAAAAACTATACAGGGATCGCCTTAAGGAGTGGGAATctagggagagagaaaaagaatatCAACGACAGAATGAAAAGGATAAGGAGAAAGATAGAGAGCGTGACCGCAGAAGGGAGATCATGAGGCAGGAAGATGAGAGTGATGAAGAGGATAATCGGAAAAGGAAGCGAAGGGGTAGTAGCACACTTGaagagaggaaaaggaggaGGCAGCGTGAAAAGGAGGATGATTTAGCAGATAAAATAAGAGAGGAAGAGGAAATTGCGGAAGCAAGGAGGCTGGCTGTAGAGTTGCAACGGCAGGCAGATGAagcagctgcagcagctgctgcagctgctgaAGAGTCTGCTACACTTATGGATGTTGATGGTGATGATGAAAAAGAAACAAATGCACAAAACAAGCCAGGTGTCGTGGAAGTTGATAACATTGCTAGCTTTGCTAATGGTGTTGGTGCTG GTGGTGGACTTCATAAACAAAATAACAGTGATGAAACAAGCATGGCACCCGGTCAAATCCCAGATACCAAGCAAAATAGCAGTGTCCCAGCAAAGAAACTGGGTTTTGGTCTGGTTGGCTTGGGTAAAAGGACATCTGTTCCATCAGTTTTTGCTGAAGAGGATGACGAGAATAATGTTGATAAAAGCATAAGACCTCTAGTACCTATCGATTACTCCAATGAGGAATTACAAGCTGTGCAGGCCAATTCTTCTGCTGGGCCAAATGTTGCAGCAGCTGCTGAGTTTGCCAAGCGCATCTCAGTCTCAAATTCGAAGGAAGAGAAGACTGAAGCCGAGAAGGATAGGAATAGGAGATCCAGTGATAGATCCAGTGAAGCTCGTGTTAATGATGAGCGGAGGGAAAAGATTCATGATCGAGATAAAGAGAAGCCTAAGTCAGAGAACAAGAAGATTTTGGATGCAAAACAATTAATTGACATGATCCCAAGGACGAAGGAAGAGCTTTTTGCCTATGATATAAACTGGGCAATATATGACAAG CATGAGTTGCATGAGAGAATGAGGCCTTGGATTTCAAAAaagatcattgaatttcttggCGAGGAGGAATCGACTTTGGTGGATTACATTGTATCCTGCACCAAAGATCATGTCCAGGCAGAAAAGATGCTGGAGCTCCTACAGTCGATTTTGGATGTCGAGGCAGAGATGTTTGTCCTCAAGATGTGGAGGATGCTTATATTTGAGATAAAAAAAGTTGAATCAGGATTATCAGGAAGAGCAAAGGCGTGA
- the LOC112896449 gene encoding RNA-binding protein 25 isoform X1, with amino-acid sequence MAAVAPPPDNLDPPPSTPTSSAPGAPPAAVTPPPAVTSTPPNPATPGPAAPSPNPNPSPAPAPVSAPPAAVAPPMPPAPVSFAASFRPLGAPPPPPHQVPQYGVVPPNPGYPMAQPMQPPGVPGVMPPGAVRPPTMYAPPQPGAYMPQPGAGVPHPGMPRYPAPYPMVRPGFVPRPMPPPGVVPIQRPPIIPGMRGVPPLVAPAARPPPPAVTPADKPPTAVYVGKIAPTVDNDFLLSLLRLCGSVKSWKRAQDPSNGKPKGFGFCEFESAEGILRATRLLNKLSIDGQELVININDATKEYLKKYVEEKKRAQEKAKETGNGDRDGTTAVAENESSKHVPDESDKATGDAGDKDSEENTNKFGIVTDEDSEADKDVAEKISSMIEEWLKTRPPPPPPPVQPSADSSGADMTKPDSDDKNDADTNKRAVNETERSETGSPDKRKDRERDKDKRDKDFERHERERERERVRRDRERDREKDYKHREAEKLYRDRLKEWESREREKEYQRQNEKDKEKDRERDRRREIMRQEDESDEEDNRKRKRRGSSTLEERKRRRQREKEDDLADKIREEEEIAEARRLAVELQRQADEAAAAAAAAAEESATLMDVDGDDEKETNAQNKPGVVEVDNIASFANGVGAGGGLHKQNNSDETSMAPGQIPDTKQNSSVPAKKLGFGLVGLGKRTSVPSVFAEEDDENNVDKSIRPLVPIDYSNEELQAVQANSSAGPNVAAAAEFAKRISVSNSKEEKTEAEKDRNRRSSDRSSEARVNDERREKIHDRDKEKPKSENKKILDAKQLIDMIPRTKEELFAYDINWAIYDKHELHERMRPWISKKIIEFLGEEESTLVDYIVSCTKDHVQAEKMLELLQSILDVEAEMFVLKMWRMLIFEIKKVESGLSGRAKA; translated from the exons ATGGCGGCCGTCGCGCCTCCGCCCGACAACCTGGACCCGCCGCCGTCCACTCCCACCTCCTCCGCTCCCGGCGCTCCCCCCGCCGCGGTCACCCCGCCCCCCGCTGTCACCTCCACCCCACCGAACCCCGCGAcccccggccccgcggcgccAAGCCCAAACCCTAACCCatcccccgcccccgcccccgtaTCCGCACCTCCGGCGGCGGTCGCGCCGCCGATGCCCCCCGCGCCGGTATCCTTCGCCGCCAGCTTCCGCCCGCTCGgcgctcccccgccgccgccgcaccaggTGCCGCAGTACGGCGTGGTGCCGCCGAACCCCGGATACCCGATGGCGCAGCCGATGCAGCCACCGGGCGTCCCCGGCGTTATGCCGCCAGGCGCCGTGCGCCCGCCGACCATGTACGCGCCGCCCCAGCCGGGCGCCTACATGCCGCAGCCCGGCGCTGGTGTCCCCCATCCCG GAATGCCTCGTTATCCTGCTCCGTATCCTATGGTTCGTCCAGGCTTTGTTCCACGTCCAATGCCTCCACCTGGTGTCGTGCCAATTCAGCGGCCACCAATAATTCCTGGGATGCGTGGTGTTCCTCCTTTGGTAGCCCCAGCTGCCAGGCCACCTCCTCCAGCTGTTACACCAGCAGATAAACCACCAACTGCAGTTTATGTTGGCAAGATTGCTCCAACAGTAGACAATGATTTCCTTCTTTCACTTCTTCGG CTTTGTGGATCTGTCAAGAGTTGGAAGCGTGCCCAAGATCCAAGTAATGGAAAACCTAAAGGTTTTGGATTTTGTGAATTTGAATCTGCTGAAGGCATCCTTCGTGCAACACGGCTTCTCAACAAATTGAGCATTGATGGTCAGGAACTGGTG ATTAATATTAACGATGCCACCAAGGAGTACTTGAAAAAATATGTTGAGGAAAAGAAGAGGGCACAAGAGAAGGCGAAAGAAACAGGAAATGGAGACAGGGATGGAACTACAGCTGTTGCTGAAAACGAATCATCAAAGCATGTCCCTGATGAATCGGATAAAGCAACAGGAGATGCTGGAGATAAGGACAGTGAAGAGAACACTAATAAATTTGGGATTGTTACTGATGAAGATTCTGAGGCTGATAAGGATGTTGCAGAAAAAATCAGCAGTATGATTGAAGAGTGGTTAAAGACTAGACCACCGCCCCCACCACCACCAGTTCAACCATCAGCAGATAGCTCTGGTGCAGATATGACAAAACCTG ATTCTGATGATAAGAATGATGCTGATACCAATAAAAGGGCAGTTAATGAAACTGAAAGATCAGAAACTGGCTCTCCTGATAAGAGGAAGGATAGAGAGCGTGATAAGGACAAACGGGACAAAGATTTTGAAAGGCATGAACGTGAACGGGAGCGTGAAAGAGTCAGGAGGGACAGAGAAAGGGATAGAGAGAAGGACTATAAGCATAGAGAAGCAGAAAAACTATACAGGGATCGCCTTAAGGAGTGGGAATctagggagagagaaaaagaatatCAACGACAGAATGAAAAGGATAAGGAGAAAGATAGAGAGCGTGACCGCAGAAGGGAGATCATGAGGCAGGAAGATGAGAGTGATGAAGAGGATAATCGGAAAAGGAAGCGAAGGGGTAGTAGCACACTTGaagagaggaaaaggaggaGGCAGCGTGAAAAGGAGGATGATTTAGCAGATAAAATAAGAGAGGAAGAGGAAATTGCGGAAGCAAGGAGGCTGGCTGTAGAGTTGCAACGGCAGGCAGATGAagcagctgcagcagctgctgcagctgctgaAGAGTCTGCTACACTTATGGATGTTGATGGTGATGATGAAAAAGAAACAAATGCACAAAACAAGCCAGGTGTCGTGGAAGTTGATAACATTGCTAGCTTTGCTAATGGTGTTGGTGCTG GTGGTGGACTTCATAAACAAAATAACAGTGATGAAACAAGCATGGCACCCGGTCAAATCCCAGATACCAAGCAAAATAGCAGTGTCCCAGCAAAGAAACTGGGTTTTGGTCTGGTTGGCTTGGGTAAAAGGACATCTGTTCCATCAGTTTTTGCTGAAGAGGATGACGAGAATAATGTTGATAAAAGCATAAGACCTCTAGTACCTATCGATTACTCCAATGAGGAATTACAAGCTGTGCAGGCCAATTCTTCTGCTGGGCCAAATGTTGCAGCAGCTGCTGAGTTTGCCAAGCGCATCTCAGTCTCAAATTCGAAGGAAGAGAAGACTGAAGCCGAGAAGGATAGGAATAGGAGATCCAGTGATAGATCCAGTGAAGCTCGTGTTAATGATGAGCGGAGGGAAAAGATTCATGATCGAGATAAAGAGAAGCCTAAGTCAGAGAACAAGAAGATTTTGGATGCAAAACAATTAATTGACATGATCCCAAGGACGAAGGAAGAGCTTTTTGCCTATGATATAAACTGGGCAATATATGACAAG CATGAGTTGCATGAGAGAATGAGGCCTTGGATTTCAAAAaagatcattgaatttcttggCGAGGAGGAATCGACTTTGGTGGATTACATTGTATCCTGCACCAAAGATCATGTCCAGGCAGAAAAGATGCTGGAGCTCCTACAGTCGATTTTGGATGTCGAGGCAGAGATGTTTGTCCTCAAGATGTGGAGGATGCTTATATTTGAGATAAAAAAAGTTGAATCAGGATTATCAGGAAGAGCAAAGGCGTGA
- the LOC112896449 gene encoding RNA-binding protein 25 isoform X4: protein MPRYPAPYPMVRPGFVPRPMPPPGVVPIQRPPIIPGMRGVPPLVAPAARPPPPAVTPADKPPTAVYVGKIAPTVDNDFLLSLLRLCGSVKSWKRAQDPSNGKPKGFGFCEFESAEGILRATRLLNKLSIDGQELVININDATKEYLKKYVEEKKRAQEKAKETGNGDRDGTTAVAENESSKHVPDESDKATGDAGDKDSEENTNKFGIVTDEDSEADKDVAEKISSMIEEWLKTRPPPPPPPVQPSADSSGADMTKPDSDDKNDADTNKRAVNETERSETGSPDKRKDRERDKDKRDKDFERHERERERERVRRDRERDREKDYKHREAEKLYRDRLKEWESREREKEYQRQNEKDKEKDRERDRRREIMRQEDESDEEDNRKRKRRGSSTLEERKRRRQREKEDDLADKIREEEEIAEARRLAVELQRQADEAAAAAAAAAEESATLMDVDGDDEKETNAQNKPGVVEVDNIASFANGVGAGGGLHKQNNSDETSMAPGQIPDTKQNSSVPAKKLGFGLVGLGKRTSVPSVFAEEDDENNVDKSIRPLVPIDYSNEELQAVQANSSAGPNVAAAAEFAKRISVSNSKEEKTEAEKDRNRRSSDRSSEARVNDERREKIHDRDKEKPKSENKKILDAKQLIDMIPRTKEELFAYDINWAIYDKHELHERMRPWISKKIIEFLGEEESTLVDYIVSCTKDHVQAEKMLELLQSILDVEAEMFVLKMWRMLIFEIKKVESGLSGRAKA from the exons ATGCCTCGTTATCCTGCTCCGTATCCTATGGTTCGTCCAGGCTTTGTTCCACGTCCAATGCCTCCACCTGGTGTCGTGCCAATTCAGCGGCCACCAATAATTCCTGGGATGCGTGGTGTTCCTCCTTTGGTAGCCCCAGCTGCCAGGCCACCTCCTCCAGCTGTTACACCAGCAGATAAACCACCAACTGCAGTTTATGTTGGCAAGATTGCTCCAACAGTAGACAATGATTTCCTTCTTTCACTTCTTCGG CTTTGTGGATCTGTCAAGAGTTGGAAGCGTGCCCAAGATCCAAGTAATGGAAAACCTAAAGGTTTTGGATTTTGTGAATTTGAATCTGCTGAAGGCATCCTTCGTGCAACACGGCTTCTCAACAAATTGAGCATTGATGGTCAGGAACTGGTG ATTAATATTAACGATGCCACCAAGGAGTACTTGAAAAAATATGTTGAGGAAAAGAAGAGGGCACAAGAGAAGGCGAAAGAAACAGGAAATGGAGACAGGGATGGAACTACAGCTGTTGCTGAAAACGAATCATCAAAGCATGTCCCTGATGAATCGGATAAAGCAACAGGAGATGCTGGAGATAAGGACAGTGAAGAGAACACTAATAAATTTGGGATTGTTACTGATGAAGATTCTGAGGCTGATAAGGATGTTGCAGAAAAAATCAGCAGTATGATTGAAGAGTGGTTAAAGACTAGACCACCGCCCCCACCACCACCAGTTCAACCATCAGCAGATAGCTCTGGTGCAGATATGACAAAACCTG ATTCTGATGATAAGAATGATGCTGATACCAATAAAAGGGCAGTTAATGAAACTGAAAGATCAGAAACTGGCTCTCCTGATAAGAGGAAGGATAGAGAGCGTGATAAGGACAAACGGGACAAAGATTTTGAAAGGCATGAACGTGAACGGGAGCGTGAAAGAGTCAGGAGGGACAGAGAAAGGGATAGAGAGAAGGACTATAAGCATAGAGAAGCAGAAAAACTATACAGGGATCGCCTTAAGGAGTGGGAATctagggagagagaaaaagaatatCAACGACAGAATGAAAAGGATAAGGAGAAAGATAGAGAGCGTGACCGCAGAAGGGAGATCATGAGGCAGGAAGATGAGAGTGATGAAGAGGATAATCGGAAAAGGAAGCGAAGGGGTAGTAGCACACTTGaagagaggaaaaggaggaGGCAGCGTGAAAAGGAGGATGATTTAGCAGATAAAATAAGAGAGGAAGAGGAAATTGCGGAAGCAAGGAGGCTGGCTGTAGAGTTGCAACGGCAGGCAGATGAagcagctgcagcagctgctgcagctgctgaAGAGTCTGCTACACTTATGGATGTTGATGGTGATGATGAAAAAGAAACAAATGCACAAAACAAGCCAGGTGTCGTGGAAGTTGATAACATTGCTAGCTTTGCTAATGGTGTTGGTGCTG GTGGTGGACTTCATAAACAAAATAACAGTGATGAAACAAGCATGGCACCCGGTCAAATCCCAGATACCAAGCAAAATAGCAGTGTCCCAGCAAAGAAACTGGGTTTTGGTCTGGTTGGCTTGGGTAAAAGGACATCTGTTCCATCAGTTTTTGCTGAAGAGGATGACGAGAATAATGTTGATAAAAGCATAAGACCTCTAGTACCTATCGATTACTCCAATGAGGAATTACAAGCTGTGCAGGCCAATTCTTCTGCTGGGCCAAATGTTGCAGCAGCTGCTGAGTTTGCCAAGCGCATCTCAGTCTCAAATTCGAAGGAAGAGAAGACTGAAGCCGAGAAGGATAGGAATAGGAGATCCAGTGATAGATCCAGTGAAGCTCGTGTTAATGATGAGCGGAGGGAAAAGATTCATGATCGAGATAAAGAGAAGCCTAAGTCAGAGAACAAGAAGATTTTGGATGCAAAACAATTAATTGACATGATCCCAAGGACGAAGGAAGAGCTTTTTGCCTATGATATAAACTGGGCAATATATGACAAG CATGAGTTGCATGAGAGAATGAGGCCTTGGATTTCAAAAaagatcattgaatttcttggCGAGGAGGAATCGACTTTGGTGGATTACATTGTATCCTGCACCAAAGATCATGTCCAGGCAGAAAAGATGCTGGAGCTCCTACAGTCGATTTTGGATGTCGAGGCAGAGATGTTTGTCCTCAAGATGTGGAGGATGCTTATATTTGAGATAAAAAAAGTTGAATCAGGATTATCAGGAAGAGCAAAGGCGTGA
- the LOC112896299 gene encoding uncharacterized protein LOC112896299, which produces MVMMGQLGRLVDGIKSRLRAGGAGKRGGSSVRKASASASSAGYDKVEKTDSMRVEIRSRQARKLIAKNLDAADSIARAARANNKRFFLAF; this is translated from the coding sequence ATGGTGATGATGGGGCAGCTTGGGCGGCTGGTGGACGGCATCAAGTCGAGGCTGCGTGCCGGCGGCGCCGGGAAGAGGGGCGGCTCCTCGGTGAGGaaggcgtcggcgtcggcgtcgtcgGCGGGCTACGACAAGGTGGAGAAGACGGACAGCATGCGGGTGGAGATCCGGAGCCGCCAGGCGCGCAAGCTCATCGCCAAGAACCTCGACGCCGCCGACTCCATCGCGCGCGCCGCACGGGCCAACAACAAGCGCTTCTTCCTCGCCTTCTGA
- the LOC112898485 gene encoding protein CHAPERONE-LIKE PROTEIN OF POR1, chloroplastic-like — MQAAAAFNRAAFSARPLHRPPRPLLHIAGAEDGPAGRSGAPLTRLPCSGSLSVSAGGYGNERVPVFPRQQSWDPYKLLGVDHDASEEEVRSARNFLLRQYAGYEESEEAIEGAYDKIIMNSYSHRKHSKINLKSKLKKQVEESPSWVKALLGYFEVPSLEIISRRLAFFGFIAGWSIATSAESGPAFQLALSLVSCIYFLNDKMKNLVRASTTGLGVFVGGWILGSLLVPAIPAFIIPPTWSVELLTSLTAYVFMFLGCTYLK; from the exons ATGCAGGCCGCTGCAGCTTTCAATCGGGCAGCCTTCAGCGCCCGCCCGCTCCATCGCCCCCCGAGGCCTCTCCTCCACAT AGCCGGGGCGGAGGATGGTCCGGCGGGAAGAAGTGGCGCGCCCCTGACGCGGCTCCCGTGCTCCGGGAGCCTGTCCGTCAGCGCCGGCGGCTACGGCAACG AGCGGGTTCCAGTGTTTCCAAGACAACAATCATGGGATCCCTACAAGCTTCTCGGTGTTGATCATGATGCATCTGAAGAAGAGGTCCGGAGCGCAAGGAATTTTCTTTTAAGACAATACGCTGGGTACGAAGAAAGCGAAGAGGCTATTGAAGGTGCTTATGATAAGATAATAATGAATAGCTACTCACACCGTAAGCATTCCAAAATCAACCTTAAAAGCAAGCTAAAAAAGCAAGTTGAAGAATCCCCATCATGGGTTAAGGCACTGCTTGGATACTTTGAGGTGCCATCACTGGAGATTATTTCAAGGAGACTTGCTTTTTTTGGTTTCATTGCTGGATGGAGCATTGCAACTTCTGCTGAGTCTGGGCCTGCATTTCAG CTTGCTCTGTCACTTGTATCATGCATATACTTCCTCAATGACAAGATGAAGAACCTTGTTAGGGCATCCACCACAGG GCTTGGAGTCTTTGTGGGTGGCTGGATCTTAGGTTCTTTACTTGTCCCAGCCATACCAGCTTTCATCATCCCACCTACTTGGTCCGTTGAGCTCCTTACTTCGCTGACGGCCTATGTTTTCATGTTCTTGGGGTGCACTTACCTCAAGTGA